In a single window of the Streptomyces sp. NBC_00353 genome:
- a CDS encoding bifunctional glycosyltransferase/CDP-glycerol:glycerophosphate glycerophosphotransferase, whose translation MPRLSVIIPVRRARGHLRECLESVLSQSFTDIEVIGVDDGAPDGSGLLLDEFAARDDRVQAIHLPAGEGVGPAGRRNAGAERAVGNHLLFLEGNFVLLPGALRAVADALDGAGDPELLLFGHHKRSFRGRPRPTRSLELLHELPVGPLTLADHPELLDIAQVSWNRAVRRTLHESEKLAFGPGQHGERMYALQTLAAAESVTVLPVPCVEHRQQRYLPDLADESEPTDGTTPLQLVEAYAGLMTFLRDRPALHPLRALLFERAAQELLAGYPSVERRRRRYVRSVAAFHRTHRPKGHRFPGGARGLRPRLIGGGRFAALGALDTLLTLRRRMRSVPTALRAHAKRTLSARYYWWQRRRPLDPGLAVYAAYWNRGVSCNPEAIFRKAQELAPQVRGVWVVSKNQVDTVPSGIDHVVPGTRRYWAMLARATYFINNVNFPDHLVKRPGQVHVMTHHGTPLKIMGLDQQEYPAAAQGLNFDRLLQRVDRWDWSISANPHSTEVWARAYPSAARSLETGYPRNDVFTTATAGQIAEIRAGLGIRPGQRSVLYAPTHRDYEASFTSRIDLERLAEALGPDTVIMVRAHYFYDEAGLPDRPSILDVCDHPRIEELCLAADALVTDYSSVMFDYAALDRPIVVHAPDWETYRTVRGVCFDLLSGEPGDTPGAVSKSTEELARIFLDGSWNSPENEALRAAFRARFCPHDDGRAAERVVRAVLLGEEGAPGGR comes from the coding sequence ATGCCCCGGCTGAGTGTCATCATCCCCGTCCGTCGCGCCCGAGGACATCTGCGCGAGTGCCTGGAGTCGGTGCTCTCGCAGTCGTTCACGGATATCGAAGTGATCGGCGTCGACGACGGGGCGCCGGACGGTTCGGGCCTGCTGCTGGACGAGTTCGCCGCCCGGGACGATCGGGTGCAGGCCATCCACCTCCCGGCGGGCGAGGGCGTGGGTCCCGCAGGGCGGCGCAACGCCGGGGCCGAGCGGGCCGTCGGGAACCATCTGCTCTTCCTGGAGGGGAACTTCGTCCTGCTGCCGGGTGCGCTGCGGGCCGTCGCCGACGCGCTGGACGGTGCGGGCGACCCGGAACTGCTGCTGTTCGGCCATCACAAGCGATCGTTCCGCGGCAGGCCGCGGCCGACCCGGTCGCTGGAGCTGCTGCACGAACTGCCCGTGGGTCCCCTCACCCTCGCCGACCACCCCGAACTCCTCGACATCGCACAGGTCTCCTGGAACCGGGCCGTACGCCGCACCCTCCACGAGTCCGAGAAGCTGGCCTTCGGCCCCGGACAGCACGGCGAGCGGATGTACGCGCTCCAGACGCTGGCCGCCGCCGAATCCGTCACCGTCCTGCCGGTCCCCTGCGTCGAGCACCGCCAGCAGCGCTATCTGCCGGACCTCGCCGACGAGTCGGAGCCGACCGACGGCACGACACCGCTCCAGCTCGTCGAGGCGTACGCGGGGCTGATGACGTTCCTCCGGGACCGGCCGGCCCTGCATCCGCTGCGGGCGCTGCTCTTCGAGCGGGCCGCCCAGGAACTCCTGGCCGGATACCCGTCGGTGGAGCGGCGGCGCAGGCGGTACGTGCGGTCCGTGGCGGCGTTCCACCGTACGCACCGGCCCAAGGGGCACCGGTTCCCGGGCGGCGCCCGGGGGCTGCGGCCACGGCTGATCGGCGGCGGCCGGTTCGCCGCACTCGGCGCCCTCGACACCCTCCTCACCCTGCGCCGGAGGATGCGCTCCGTGCCCACCGCACTCCGGGCGCATGCGAAGCGCACGCTGTCCGCGCGCTACTACTGGTGGCAGCGCAGGCGTCCGCTGGACCCCGGGCTCGCCGTCTACGCCGCGTACTGGAACCGCGGAGTCAGCTGCAACCCGGAGGCGATCTTCCGCAAGGCCCAGGAGCTGGCCCCGCAGGTGCGCGGGGTGTGGGTGGTCTCGAAGAACCAGGTGGACACGGTGCCGTCCGGCATCGACCACGTGGTACCGGGGACCCGCCGCTACTGGGCGATGCTGGCCCGTGCCACGTACTTCATCAACAACGTCAACTTCCCCGACCACCTGGTCAAACGCCCCGGTCAGGTCCATGTGATGACCCACCACGGCACCCCACTGAAGATCATGGGCCTGGACCAGCAGGAGTATCCGGCGGCGGCGCAGGGGCTGAACTTCGACCGGCTGCTGCAGCGCGTCGACCGGTGGGACTGGAGCATCTCCGCCAACCCGCACTCCACGGAGGTGTGGGCCCGCGCCTACCCGAGTGCCGCACGCTCGCTCGAAACGGGCTACCCGCGCAATGACGTCTTCACCACGGCGACGGCCGGGCAGATCGCCGAGATCCGGGCCGGGCTGGGCATCCGCCCCGGTCAGCGGAGCGTGCTGTACGCGCCGACCCACCGCGACTACGAGGCGTCGTTCACCAGCAGGATCGATCTGGAGCGGCTCGCCGAAGCGCTCGGCCCCGACACCGTGATCATGGTCCGGGCGCACTACTTCTACGACGAGGCGGGGCTGCCGGACCGTCCGTCGATCCTCGATGTCTGCGACCATCCGCGGATCGAGGAGCTGTGCCTGGCGGCCGACGCGCTGGTGACGGACTACTCGTCGGTGATGTTCGACTATGCGGCGCTGGACCGGCCCATCGTGGTGCACGCCCCGGACTGGGAGACGTACCGCACGGTGCGCGGGGTCTGCTTCGACCTGCTGTCCGGGGAGCCGGGAGACACCCCGGGGGCCGTCTCCAAGAGCACGGAGGAGCTGGCCCGGATCTTCCTCGACGGCAGCTGGAACAGCCCGGAGAACGAGGCCCTGCGGGCCGCGTTCCGGGCGAGGTTCTGTCCGCACGACGACGGGCGGGCGGCGGAGCGGGTGGTTCGGGCGGTGCTGCTGGGGGAAGAGGGGGCACCCGGCGGGCGTTAG
- a CDS encoding carbohydrate ABC transporter permease, with the protein MTTATAGGADAVPPADKRPPERSGRPGQPRPRRSVTGTRRIVATAFLLPALVLLGALVLYPIGYSVYRSFFDQSGTGFAGVDNYKALFTDDTIRTAVKNNAIWVVFAPTISTALGLIFAVLTERIRWGTAFKLIVFMPMAISMLAAGIIFRLVYDQAPERGVANAVWVGVHDTFAESAGYPKAHPLPVHPLKAGGGGSFVTKVPVRAGEPVQLPLVGVAPAKMPTDAKPAKAATAPSGKVAGTAWLDFTKGGGGKPNVIDTKELGLKGLEVEAVKNGKVVASAKAAADGTFTLPAAADGALLRLPASNFKEPYNGVDWLGPTLVTPGIIGSYVWMWAGFAMVLIAAGLAGLPRELLEAARVDGANEWQVFRRITVPMLAPVLAVVLVTLMINVLKIFDLVFIIAPGSSQDDANVLALQLYRSSFGTDADLGIGSAIAVLLLLLVIPVMIFNIRRMRRERRR; encoded by the coding sequence ATGACGACAGCGACAGCGGGGGGCGCCGACGCGGTGCCCCCCGCCGACAAGCGTCCCCCTGAGCGCTCCGGGCGCCCTGGACAGCCGCGCCCCCGCAGGAGCGTGACCGGCACCCGCAGGATCGTCGCGACGGCGTTCCTGCTGCCCGCGCTGGTGCTGCTCGGCGCGCTCGTGCTCTATCCGATCGGCTACTCCGTCTACCGGTCGTTCTTCGACCAGTCGGGTACGGGCTTCGCCGGTGTCGACAACTACAAGGCGCTGTTCACGGACGACACCATCCGTACAGCGGTCAAGAACAACGCGATCTGGGTCGTCTTCGCGCCGACGATCTCCACCGCGCTCGGGCTGATCTTCGCGGTGCTGACCGAGCGGATCCGCTGGGGTACGGCGTTCAAGCTGATCGTCTTCATGCCGATGGCGATCTCGATGCTGGCCGCGGGCATCATCTTCCGGCTGGTGTACGACCAGGCCCCGGAGCGTGGGGTCGCCAACGCCGTATGGGTGGGTGTGCACGACACGTTCGCCGAGTCGGCCGGCTATCCGAAGGCGCACCCGCTGCCCGTCCATCCGCTCAAGGCGGGCGGCGGCGGATCGTTCGTCACGAAGGTGCCGGTACGGGCCGGCGAACCGGTCCAGTTGCCACTGGTCGGTGTGGCGCCCGCGAAGATGCCGACCGATGCGAAGCCGGCGAAGGCGGCCACCGCGCCGTCCGGGAAGGTCGCCGGTACCGCATGGCTGGACTTCACCAAGGGCGGTGGCGGCAAACCCAATGTCATCGACACCAAGGAGCTCGGTCTCAAGGGGCTCGAGGTCGAGGCGGTCAAGAACGGCAAGGTGGTCGCCTCGGCGAAGGCCGCCGCGGACGGTACGTTCACCCTGCCCGCCGCGGCCGACGGAGCCCTGCTCCGGCTCCCCGCATCGAACTTCAAGGAGCCGTACAACGGGGTCGACTGGCTCGGCCCCACCCTGGTGACGCCCGGGATCATCGGCAGTTACGTCTGGATGTGGGCCGGCTTCGCGATGGTGCTGATCGCGGCCGGACTCGCGGGCCTGCCGCGTGAACTCCTCGAAGCGGCCCGGGTGGACGGCGCCAACGAGTGGCAGGTGTTCCGCCGGATCACCGTGCCGATGCTCGCGCCCGTGCTCGCGGTCGTACTGGTCACGCTGATGATCAACGTCCTGAAGATCTTCGACCTGGTCTTCATCATCGCCCCCGGCTCCTCCCAGGACGACGCGAACGTCCTGGCCCTCCAGCTGTACCGGTCCTCGTTCGGAACGGATGCGGACCTCGGGATCGGCAGCGCCATCGCCGTACTCCTGCTGTTGCTGGTGATCCCGGTGATGATCTTCAATATCCGCCGGATGCGGAGGGAGAGGCGCCGATGA
- a CDS encoding carbohydrate ABC transporter permease, with protein MTTPSTTAAATRTTPASGSDAARAKQSLGSRIAARAGGGVMRVFLILVGLFWLMPTIGLLLSSLRSGEEIAATGWWKVFTAPSQLTFDNYSRLLDNSTITHSLLSTVMITVPATVLVVVFGSLAGYAFAWMDFPGRDWWFLLVVGLLVVPVQVALIPVSKLFGEIGIFETTFGVILFHTAFGLPFAIFLLRNFFAEIPRELLEAARLDGAGEIRLFTRVVMPLGGPAIASLGIFQFLWVWNDMLVALIFADSDSPPITVALQQQVRQFGNNIDVLAPGAFVSMVIPLAVFFAFQRQFVSGVMAGAVK; from the coding sequence ATGACAACCCCGTCGACGACGGCCGCGGCCACCCGCACGACCCCGGCCTCCGGCAGCGACGCGGCGCGGGCGAAGCAGTCCCTCGGTTCACGGATCGCGGCCCGCGCCGGCGGCGGCGTGATGCGGGTCTTCCTCATCCTGGTGGGCCTGTTCTGGCTGATGCCGACCATCGGACTACTGCTCTCCTCACTGCGCAGCGGCGAGGAGATCGCGGCGACCGGCTGGTGGAAGGTCTTCACCGCCCCGTCCCAGCTCACCTTCGACAACTACTCCCGGCTGCTGGACAATTCGACCATCACCCACTCCCTCCTGAGTACGGTGATGATCACCGTCCCGGCGACTGTCCTGGTCGTGGTGTTCGGCTCGCTCGCCGGGTACGCCTTCGCCTGGATGGACTTCCCCGGCCGCGACTGGTGGTTCCTGCTGGTCGTCGGGTTGCTGGTGGTCCCGGTGCAGGTCGCTCTCATCCCGGTGTCCAAGCTCTTCGGCGAGATCGGGATCTTCGAGACCACCTTCGGTGTGATCCTCTTCCACACGGCGTTCGGCCTGCCCTTCGCGATCTTCCTGCTGAGGAACTTCTTCGCGGAGATCCCACGCGAACTCCTGGAGGCGGCCCGGCTCGACGGGGCGGGAGAGATCCGGCTCTTCACCCGGGTCGTGATGCCGCTGGGCGGTCCGGCGATCGCCTCGCTCGGGATCTTCCAGTTCCTCTGGGTGTGGAACGACATGCTGGTCGCGCTGATCTTCGCGGACTCCGACTCGCCCCCGATCACCGTGGCCCTGCAGCAGCAGGTACGGCAGTTCGGCAACAACATCGACGTGCTGGCGCCCGGTGCCTTCGTGTCGATGGTGATTCCACTTGCGGTGTTCTTCGCCTTCCAGCGCCAGTTCGTCTCCGGCGTGATGGCGGGCGCGGTCAAGTAG
- a CDS encoding ABC transporter substrate-binding protein yields the protein MRTTLRIRRAAMVFTAIGALALTGCGDDGKGKAGGGSSSSEKTPSGVSLPKLDGEKISVAAVWTGPEQANFVKVLKEFEKRTGATVTFVPAQDPIVNFLGTKIAGGQPPDVAMIPQVGAIKQAAEKKWAKPVGADAKAQLDKNYSKVWQDLGAVDGTQYGVYFKAANKSLIWYNSKAFENAGASEPKTWKDFMATAETVSASGVTPVSVGGADGWTLTDWFENIYLSQAGPEKYDQLAQHKIKWTDPSVKDALTTLAELFGKPSLIAGGADGALQTEFPASVTQTFTGGDQPKAAMVFEGDFVGINIAQTKAKIGTDAKVFPFPAVGAESPVVTGGDAAVALKDSKGAQALLTWLASTDAAKIWAEQGGFISPNKALDTAAYPNEVQRTMAKALIAAGDAVRFDMSDQAPQSFGGTPGKGEWKTLQDFLKNPKDIAGTQAKLESDAAKAYKS from the coding sequence ATGCGCACAACGCTTCGGATTCGCAGGGCCGCCATGGTGTTCACAGCCATCGGCGCACTGGCCCTCACCGGCTGCGGTGACGACGGAAAGGGAAAGGCGGGCGGAGGTTCCAGCAGCTCCGAGAAGACGCCTTCGGGTGTCTCACTGCCCAAGCTGGACGGCGAGAAGATCTCGGTCGCGGCGGTCTGGACCGGCCCCGAGCAGGCCAACTTCGTCAAGGTTCTCAAGGAGTTCGAGAAGCGCACGGGCGCCACGGTCACCTTCGTCCCTGCGCAGGACCCGATCGTCAACTTCCTCGGTACGAAGATCGCGGGCGGTCAGCCGCCGGACGTCGCGATGATCCCGCAGGTCGGCGCGATCAAGCAGGCCGCGGAGAAGAAGTGGGCCAAGCCGGTGGGCGCCGACGCCAAGGCCCAGCTGGACAAGAACTACTCGAAGGTCTGGCAGGACCTCGGCGCGGTGGACGGCACCCAGTACGGCGTCTACTTCAAGGCCGCCAACAAGTCCCTGATCTGGTACAACAGCAAGGCGTTCGAGAACGCGGGGGCGAGCGAGCCGAAGACCTGGAAGGACTTCATGGCGACGGCCGAGACGGTCTCCGCCTCGGGTGTCACCCCGGTCTCGGTCGGCGGGGCGGACGGCTGGACCCTCACCGACTGGTTCGAGAACATCTACCTCTCCCAGGCGGGCCCGGAGAAGTACGACCAGCTGGCCCAGCACAAGATCAAGTGGACCGACCCGTCCGTCAAGGACGCACTGACCACGCTCGCCGAGCTCTTCGGCAAGCCGTCCCTGATCGCGGGCGGCGCGGACGGTGCGCTGCAGACGGAGTTCCCGGCCTCGGTCACCCAGACGTTCACCGGCGGTGACCAGCCCAAGGCCGCCATGGTCTTCGAGGGCGACTTCGTGGGTATCAACATCGCGCAGACCAAGGCGAAGATCGGTACGGACGCCAAGGTGTTCCCGTTCCCGGCGGTCGGCGCCGAGTCCCCCGTGGTGACGGGCGGCGACGCGGCGGTTGCCCTGAAGGACAGCAAGGGCGCCCAGGCCCTGCTGACCTGGCTGGCCTCGACGGACGCGGCGAAGATCTGGGCCGAGCAGGGCGGGTTCATCTCGCCGAACAAGGCCCTGGACACCGCCGCGTATCCGAACGAGGTGCAGCGCACCATGGCGAAGGCGCTGATCGCCGCCGGTGACGCCGTCCGGTTCGACATGTCCGACCAGGCCCCGCAGTCGTTCGGCGGGACGCCCGGGAAGGGTGAGTGGAAGACCCTCCAGGACTTCCTGAAGAACCCGAAGGACATCGCGGGGACCCAGGCGAAACTGGAGTCCGACGCGGCCAAGGCGTACAAGAGCTGA
- a CDS encoding bifunctional glycosyltransferase/CDP-glycerol:glycerophosphate glycerophosphotransferase has translation MPRFSVIVPAYRVQAYLHESLDSVLSQSYADFEIIAVDDCSPDSCGTIIDGFAARDSRVRALHLPENVGLGLARNAGIAQATGDYLIFLDSDDTLAPGALRTIADRIARTGEPDVLVYDYARTYWTGESVRNAFAGHLAETGAATFTLADRPGLLKVLMVVWNKAYRREFVEAEGFTFPPGYYEDTPWTYPVLMAAGSIAVLDEVCVHYRQRRQGNILSTTSRKHFDIFDQYDRVFAFIDAHPRLANWRPVIYRRMLDHFSTIFTTPGRLPRGSRGEFFRRARAHCGRYRVPGAPAQRRARLRHGLIRLGAHRTYRALWTARLLRGRLRRIAGAARRVVRAGALQAYYRVQLRLPVRADRAVFAAYWHRGYACSPAAIEEKARELVPGLHTSWICRAEDEHTVPTGIRRLTPGTYRYWQALARSKYLVNNVNFDRRLVKRRGQVLLQTHHGTPLKTMGLDLQDRPAAAGTMDFEQLLANVDKWDFSLSANRHSTLVWEKAYPSGSAGSETLEYGCPRNDLLRRATAADVARFRESIGIPEGATALLYAPTHRDYRHTQHLGLDLERVVRALGPDFVILTRAHYSYEAPLVRGTHPRIIDVSDHPSVEAVALASDALVTDYSSLMFDYANLDRPIVIHNSDREAYEAARGTYFDLRSCPPGAIAHSEDELLDIFATGHWRGSRSAQLRAAFRARFCPYDDGRAAERVVRRVFLGDTTVQVPAASAVSLAERQPGPAPVPASVPVPALLSGTSPGRSPSTGPDGPTA, from the coding sequence GTGCCCAGGTTCAGTGTCATCGTGCCCGCGTACCGGGTTCAGGCGTATCTGCACGAGAGCCTGGACTCGGTGCTGAGCCAGTCCTACGCGGACTTCGAGATCATCGCGGTGGATGACTGCTCCCCCGATTCCTGCGGCACCATCATCGACGGGTTCGCCGCCCGCGACAGCCGGGTGCGGGCCCTGCACCTGCCGGAGAACGTGGGCCTCGGCCTCGCCCGTAACGCCGGGATCGCACAGGCCACCGGCGACTACCTGATCTTCCTGGACAGTGACGACACCCTCGCCCCCGGCGCCCTGCGGACCATCGCCGACCGGATCGCGCGGACCGGGGAGCCGGACGTCCTGGTCTACGACTACGCCCGTACGTACTGGACGGGCGAGAGCGTGCGCAACGCCTTCGCCGGGCATCTCGCCGAGACGGGTGCCGCCACCTTCACCCTCGCCGACCGGCCCGGTCTGCTGAAAGTCCTCATGGTCGTCTGGAACAAGGCGTACCGCCGCGAGTTCGTCGAGGCCGAGGGGTTCACCTTCCCGCCCGGCTACTACGAGGACACCCCGTGGACCTATCCGGTACTGATGGCCGCCGGTTCGATCGCCGTCCTCGACGAGGTGTGCGTCCACTACCGGCAGCGGCGCCAGGGCAACATCCTGTCCACCACCAGCCGCAAGCACTTCGACATCTTCGACCAGTACGACCGGGTCTTCGCGTTCATCGACGCCCACCCCCGGCTCGCGAACTGGCGGCCGGTGATCTACCGCCGGATGCTCGACCACTTCTCGACGATCTTCACCACCCCCGGCAGGCTGCCGCGCGGCAGCCGTGGCGAGTTCTTCCGCCGCGCCCGCGCCCACTGCGGCCGCTACCGCGTCCCCGGCGCCCCCGCGCAACGCCGCGCCCGGCTGCGCCACGGACTGATCCGGCTGGGCGCGCACCGCACGTACCGCGCCCTGTGGACCGCGCGGCTGTTGCGGGGGCGGCTGCGCCGGATCGCCGGGGCCGCACGACGGGTGGTGCGGGCCGGCGCGCTCCAGGCGTACTACCGCGTGCAGCTCCGGCTGCCCGTGCGTGCGGACCGGGCGGTGTTCGCTGCGTACTGGCACCGCGGCTACGCCTGCAGCCCGGCGGCGATCGAGGAGAAGGCCCGCGAACTGGTGCCCGGGCTGCACACGTCATGGATCTGCCGCGCCGAGGACGAGCACACCGTCCCCACCGGAATCCGCCGGCTCACACCGGGAACGTACCGCTACTGGCAGGCACTGGCCCGCTCCAAATACCTCGTGAACAACGTCAACTTCGACCGGCGGCTGGTCAAGCGGCGCGGCCAGGTGCTGCTCCAGACCCATCACGGCACCCCGTTGAAGACGATGGGCCTGGACCTTCAGGACCGTCCCGCGGCGGCCGGCACGATGGACTTCGAGCAGCTGCTCGCCAACGTCGACAAGTGGGACTTCTCGCTCTCCGCGAACCGGCACTCCACCCTCGTGTGGGAGAAGGCCTACCCGTCGGGGTCCGCCGGCTCGGAGACACTGGAGTACGGCTGTCCGCGCAACGACCTCCTGCGGCGGGCCACCGCCGCTGATGTGGCGCGGTTTCGCGAGTCGATCGGCATCCCCGAGGGTGCCACCGCCCTGCTGTACGCCCCCACCCACCGCGACTACCGGCACACCCAGCACCTCGGCCTCGACCTGGAGCGGGTGGTCCGGGCGCTCGGCCCCGACTTCGTGATCCTGACCCGCGCGCACTACTCGTACGAGGCTCCGCTGGTCCGCGGCACGCACCCGCGGATCATCGACGTCAGCGACCATCCCTCGGTCGAGGCGGTCGCGCTCGCCTCCGACGCACTGGTCACCGACTACTCGTCGCTGATGTTCGACTACGCCAATCTGGACCGGCCCATCGTCATCCACAACAGTGACCGGGAGGCGTACGAGGCGGCCCGCGGCACCTACTTCGATCTGCGCTCCTGCCCACCGGGTGCGATCGCCCACAGCGAGGACGAGCTGCTGGACATCTTCGCCACGGGCCATTGGCGCGGCTCCCGCTCCGCGCAGCTGCGGGCGGCGTTCCGGGCGCGGTTCTGCCCGTACGACGACGGGCGCGCGGCGGAGCGGGTGGTGCGCCGGGTCTTCCTGGGCGACACGACCGTGCAGGTGCCCGCGGCGTCCGCGGTGTCCCTGGCGGAGCGGCAGCCGGGGCCCGCGCCGGTCCCGGCGTCCGTCCCCGTACCGGCTCTGCTGAGCGGGACCTCGCCGGGACGCAGTCCGTCAACCGGACCTGACGGCCCGACCGCCTGA